Proteins found in one Brachyspira murdochii DSM 12563 genomic segment:
- a CDS encoding transglycosylase SLT domain-containing protein, producing the protein MLFVNSCDTFDMYIRKALEGVNLYELSVFGESLGRDIKVVELRGFDVNDFRNDRVSYYINRYQGSWKPYMQKIIDRAQIYLPYIKEVFAEKGVPEDLVYLPIIESDFNPQAVSHAGAAGLWQFMPMTGAIYNLKVNYWSDDRFDPERSTKAAADHLVRLDKNFKSWVIALIAYNAGGGRISRAIREVKSNDFGDLLDAGVLPKETEEYIPKYVAAVIIAKNPERFGFKINKPKVVFPQGDLVYVDDAADLSVIAKMIEADTEDLKALNPHLARGVTPPGMVRYPLRVPEGLGNKFNETFAKIPASERVTFRRHEVKMNETLSHLSKFYGVPINAIVEINKLKSKSLNIGQQVMIPIQGLDNAKQVDLAQYEEEQERIREGKFVYFESLPPPDYEYKDIMYHVRSGDTLWIIARRFNIDISEIKAWNRLNSNVLSIGTEIFLRIPTNK; encoded by the coding sequence ATGTTGTTTGTTAACTCTTGTGATACTTTCGATATGTACATCAGAAAAGCACTTGAAGGAGTTAATCTTTATGAGCTTAGTGTGTTCGGAGAATCTCTTGGACGTGATATAAAAGTAGTTGAGCTTAGAGGGTTTGATGTAAATGATTTTAGAAATGATAGAGTTTCTTATTATATAAATAGATATCAAGGCAGTTGGAAGCCTTATATGCAGAAAATTATAGACAGAGCTCAAATATATTTGCCTTATATTAAAGAAGTATTTGCAGAGAAAGGTGTTCCAGAGGATTTGGTATATTTACCTATAATAGAAAGCGATTTTAATCCTCAGGCAGTTTCGCATGCTGGAGCAGCTGGTCTTTGGCAGTTTATGCCTATGACTGGTGCTATATATAATCTTAAAGTAAATTATTGGTCTGATGACAGATTTGACCCTGAGCGTTCTACAAAGGCAGCTGCTGACCATTTAGTAAGGCTTGATAAAAACTTCAAATCTTGGGTAATTGCATTAATAGCTTATAATGCAGGAGGCGGAAGAATATCAAGAGCTATTAGAGAAGTAAAAAGTAATGATTTTGGAGATTTACTTGATGCAGGTGTGCTTCCAAAAGAAACTGAAGAGTATATACCAAAATATGTCGCTGCTGTTATAATTGCTAAAAATCCTGAAAGATTTGGTTTTAAAATTAATAAACCTAAAGTTGTTTTTCCTCAGGGGGATTTAGTTTATGTTGATGATGCAGCTGATTTATCTGTGATAGCTAAGATGATAGAAGCTGATACTGAAGATTTAAAGGCTTTAAATCCGCATTTGGCTAGAGGGGTAACTCCTCCTGGTATGGTTAGATATCCTTTAAGGGTTCCGGAAGGATTGGGTAATAAATTTAATGAAACATTTGCTAAAATACCAGCAAGCGAGAGAGTTACTTTCAGACGCCATGAAGTAAAAATGAATGAAACACTTTCTCATCTTTCTAAATTTTATGGTGTTCCTATAAATGCTATTGTAGAAATAAATAAATTAAAATCAAAAAGTCTTAATATAGGTCAGCAGGTTATGATACCTATACAGGGGCTTGATAATGCAAAGCAGGTTGATTTAGCTCAGTATGAAGAGGAGCAGGAGAGAATAAGAGAAGGTAAATTTGTTTATTTTGAATCTTTGCCTCCTCCTGATTATGAATATAAGGATATAATGTATCATGTTAGAAGCGGAGATACTCTTTGGATAATTGCAAGAAGATTTAATATAGATATATCCGAAATAAAGGCTTGGAACAGACTTAATAGTAATGTACTTTCTATAGGTACAGAGATATTTTTAAGGATACCAACAAATAAATAA
- a CDS encoding NAD(P)-dependent oxidoreductase, producing MKIAVYSLLDDELEFFQLMEKKYNTKFTFYKHYLNIDNAKEIQGFDSIVVNARDEINSEVLDKLKEYGIKYMSTRSAGYDNIDVDYADKIGIKIANVPSYSPNSVSEFTVLSLLALIKNYNNLIINGYNRNFIRNGLVAKELRNLNIGIIGTGRIGTLTIKHLKGFYPKNIFVYSRTEKDEIKNYAEYVSLDELYKNSDVIIYHIPLSKETKDMVCKDSINKMKKGVYIINVSRGGIVNNEDLLEGLKSGHIGGAALDVYTNEIEYVNKNIKDIVLKDSVIEELFKMKNVIITPHYAFYTDEALLNMVTTSIDNIFEFMNTGKCINKIIKS from the coding sequence ATGAAAATAGCAGTATATTCTCTTTTAGATGATGAATTAGAGTTTTTTCAATTAATGGAGAAAAAATACAATACAAAATTTACATTCTATAAACATTATTTAAATATTGATAATGCTAAAGAGATTCAAGGCTTTGACAGTATAGTTGTTAATGCAAGAGATGAAATAAATTCTGAAGTTCTTGATAAATTGAAAGAATACGGTATAAAATATATGAGTACAAGATCTGCAGGTTATGATAATATTGATGTTGATTATGCTGATAAAATAGGAATAAAAATAGCAAATGTTCCTTCATATTCTCCTAATTCTGTAAGCGAGTTTACAGTACTTTCTCTTCTTGCTCTCATTAAAAATTATAATAATTTGATTATAAACGGATACAATAGAAATTTTATAAGAAACGGGCTTGTAGCAAAGGAATTGAGAAATTTAAATATTGGTATTATAGGAACAGGCAGAATAGGAACTCTAACTATAAAACATCTTAAAGGTTTTTATCCGAAAAATATATTCGTGTATTCAAGAACAGAAAAAGATGAAATAAAAAATTATGCTGAGTATGTAAGTTTAGATGAACTATATAAAAATAGCGATGTTATAATATATCATATACCATTAAGTAAAGAAACTAAAGATATGGTATGTAAGGATTCTATAAATAAAATGAAAAAAGGAGTTTATATTATCAATGTAAGCCGCGGCGGTATAGTTAATAATGAAGATTTGCTTGAGGGATTAAAAAGCGGACATATTGGAGGGGCTGCTTTAGATGTTTATACTAATGAAATAGAATATGTTAATAAAAATATAAAAGATATAGTTTTAAAAGATAGTGTTATAGAAGAATTGTTTAAAATGAAAAATGTTATAATAACTCCTCACTATGCATTTTATACTGATGAGGCACTACTCAATATGGTAACTACCTCTATTGATAATATATTCGAATTTATGAATACAGGAAAATGCATAAACAAAATAATAAAGTCTTAA
- a CDS encoding peptide ABC transporter substrate-binding protein yields MKSVRVFLSSIISIGLVILLMLSSISCSKGKNENDGIIVNLSVEPKTIDPSLNAQIYGVIYISHVFEGLTVRDRNNKIVPGVAESWEISPDGKTYTFYLRTNSAWSDGKPVVAEDFVYSWQRQVDPKVASEYSYQHEPVKNAMAITRGEMPVDALGVKAIDDHTLVVELEAPTAYFLEVAAFPTFAPLRKDIIEQYGDSWTLKPETYIGNGPYIMSERNIDENIVMVKNPNYWNADSIVAEKITFVLMQNGASAVAGIKDGSLHMAYEPPQQDIPTLMEEGLIQIKPLIATYYYPINVTNEYLKDPRVRKALSLAIDRNYIVENVTKGGQKPASGWVPYAVNDVDGDFRINGGDLYDVSKEGYSNNVEMAKQLLAEAGYPNGEGFPVIEFKTDPGNHVGIFEAVQQMWKEHLNIDSTITQIDNALLGQTLLEKNFMIGRLYWSADYSDPMSMMSLFTSYNTQNNGGYSNQRYDELIGEAMSTDDNNIRMKAMHEAEKILIQEDMGAIPIYFFTEPLLVNPKLKDVVYNPLGFHKFFYAYLEE; encoded by the coding sequence ATGAAAAGTGTAAGAGTATTTTTATCATCTATTATCAGCATTGGCTTAGTGATATTGTTAATGCTTTCTTCAATATCATGTTCTAAAGGTAAAAATGAAAATGACGGGATTATTGTCAATCTTAGTGTTGAACCAAAGACTATAGACCCAAGTTTGAATGCCCAAATATACGGAGTAATTTATATTTCTCATGTATTTGAGGGTTTAACTGTAAGAGATAGAAACAATAAAATAGTTCCGGGTGTTGCAGAATCTTGGGAAATAAGTCCGGACGGAAAAACTTATACATTTTATCTTAGAACTAATTCTGCTTGGTCTGACGGTAAACCAGTTGTAGCTGAAGACTTTGTTTACAGCTGGCAGAGACAAGTTGACCCAAAAGTTGCAAGCGAATACAGTTATCAGCATGAACCTGTAAAAAATGCTATGGCTATTACAAGAGGTGAGATGCCAGTAGATGCTCTAGGTGTTAAGGCTATTGATGATCATACTTTAGTTGTAGAATTGGAAGCTCCTACTGCTTATTTCTTGGAGGTAGCAGCATTCCCTACATTTGCACCTTTAAGAAAAGATATAATAGAACAATACGGCGACAGTTGGACTTTAAAGCCTGAAACTTATATAGGAAATGGTCCTTATATTATGTCTGAACGCAATATTGATGAAAATATTGTTATGGTAAAAAATCCTAATTATTGGAATGCTGACAGTATAGTTGCTGAAAAAATAACATTTGTGCTTATGCAAAATGGTGCATCTGCTGTAGCTGGTATAAAGGACGGATCTTTGCATATGGCTTATGAACCTCCTCAGCAGGATATACCTACACTTATGGAGGAAGGATTAATACAGATTAAGCCCCTTATAGCTACTTATTATTATCCTATAAACGTAACTAATGAATATTTAAAAGATCCTAGAGTAAGAAAAGCATTATCTTTGGCTATAGACAGAAACTATATAGTAGAAAATGTTACCAAAGGCGGACAGAAACCTGCAAGCGGCTGGGTGCCTTATGCTGTTAATGATGTTGACGGAGATTTTAGAATAAATGGCGGTGATTTGTATGATGTATCAAAAGAAGGATATTCTAATAATGTTGAAATGGCTAAACAGCTTTTGGCTGAAGCTGGATATCCTAATGGAGAAGGTTTCCCTGTAATAGAGTTTAAAACTGATCCGGGTAATCATGTAGGTATATTTGAAGCAGTACAGCAAATGTGGAAAGAGCATCTTAATATAGATTCTACTATTACTCAGATAGATAATGCATTATTAGGTCAGACTTTACTTGAGAAAAACTTTATGATAGGAAGACTTTATTGGTCAGCAGATTACAGTGATCCTATGTCTATGATGAGTTTATTTACTAGCTACAATACTCAAAATAATGGCGGATACAGCAATCAAAGATATGATGAGCTTATAGGTGAGGCTATGTCTACTGATGATAATAATATAAGAATGAAAGCTATGCATGAAGCTGAAAAAATACTTATACAGGAAGATATGGGAGCTATACCTATATATTTCTTTACAGAGCCTTTGCTTGTTAATCCTAAATTGAAAGATGTTGTATATAATCCATTAGGTTTTCATAAGTTTTTCTATGCATATTTAGAAGAATAA